The Triticum dicoccoides isolate Atlit2015 ecotype Zavitan chromosome 6A, WEW_v2.0, whole genome shotgun sequence genome has a window encoding:
- the LOC119317485 gene encoding transcription factor bHLH94-like, whose translation MALVDALCASSVDNAALVYSTFNAAGFLFDNAAGFYDGAGIAGAPAHEPQAADVAAPAEKQATSSPAPPRRKRRRRARSCKSREETECQRMTHIAVERNRRRQMNEYLVVLRSLMPVSYVQRGDQASIVGGAIDFVKELEQQLQSLEAQKRALAHQQQQHKAGRDAAPLPARASTSGGIGNACVESTSNCSSSVTEADGAPDAPPFAGFFTYPQYVWRQSPRDATTLSADESRAGVADVEVNLVETHASLRVMAPRRPGQLLRMVAGLQALRLAVLHLNVTALDALVLYSLSLKVEEGCGLTTADDIAAAVHHVLCFIHAEAEAEAASQQLLAPAQ comes from the exons ATGGCACTAGTGGACGCGCTGTGCGCCTCCAGCGTCGACAATGCGGCGCTCGTCTACAGCACCTTCAACGCCGCGGGCTTCCTCTTCGACAATGCCGCGGGCTTCTACGACGGCGCCGGCATTGCCGGTGCCCCTGCGCACGAGCCTCAGGCGGCCGACGTGGCGGCGCCCGCGGAGAAGCAGGCCACGTCGTCGCCCGCGCCGCCGAggaggaagcggcggcggcgggcgaggagCTGCAAGTCGAGGGAGGAGACCGAGTGCCAGCGCATGACCCACATCGCCGTGGAGCGCAACCGCCGGCGCCAGATGAACGAGTACCTCGTCGTGCTCCGCTCCCTCATGCCGGTGTCCTACGTCCAGAGG GGTGACCAGGCGTCGATCGTCGGCGGGGCGATAGACTTCGTcaaggagctggagcagcagctgcAGTCGCTGGAGGCGCAGAAGCGGGCGCTGgctcaccagcagcagcagcacaaggCAGGACGCGACGCGGCGCCGCTGCCGGCGCGCGCCAGCACCAGCGGCGGCATTGGCAACGCGTGCGTGGAGTCGACGAGCAACTGCAGCAGCAGCGTGACCGAGGCGGACGGCGCGCCGGACGCGCCGCCGTTCGCGGGGTTCTTCACGTACCCGCAGTACGTGTGGCGCCAGTCGCCGCGCGACGCCACGACGCTGTCGGCGGATGAGAGCCGCGCCGGGGTGGCCGACGTCGAGGTGAACCTGGTGGAGACGCACGCCAGCCTCCGCGTCATGGCGCCGCGGCGGCCCGGCCAGCTGCTCCGCATGGTCGCCGGCCTGCAGGCGCTCCGCCTCGCCGTGCTGCACCTCAACGTCACCGCGCTCGACGCCCTCGTCCTCTACTCCCTCAGCCTCAAG GTGGAGGAGGGGTGCGGCCTGACGACGGCGGACGACATCGCGGCGGCGGTGCACCATGTGCTCTGCTTCATCCACGCCGaggccgaggcggaggcggcgtCGCAGCAGCTGCTCGCGCCGGCGCAGTAG